TCAGGCCTCGCTCTCATCCAATCAGAAAAACTAAACTCTACAGATATGTGTTGGTGAGCAGAGCTCACCGAATGCACATAGACAGCAAAGCATATAAGGAAGTAATAACGTTCCAAGTACTCCACAAAGAAGGAAAGTGATGCCTCCCGTTTCATCTCATCGGCTGCGAAGAATGTATTGCGGTAAGTAGCAATAGCTCTCTTAGGTTCTGTTCAATAAGGCAAACATAAGCAGGAAATAAACTGCTAGTATTTTCCAATTAAATTGCTAGCATTCAGAGCATAAAATGATCTACCTGCATGGAGTCGCATTTGTCAATAACTTTGTCAACTTGCCTTTTGCCTAAACACCgccctgcaaaaaaaaaaatcgaaaAACAAAGTGGCCACGCTCAGAAAAAAATAAGAGAAAataaaggaaaaaaaataaaataaagaaataacATATTAAGGTTATTCTTCAAGAACTCGGACTAAGCTCCTAATGACAGCATATTCTCCTCTGAGTATAGCTTCTTCTGAGCTAGGCATATAATCATCTACATCATTTCCAGCATAGAAGACTTCCCAATCGAGCTGTCTTGGGATACCTGCAGCACACGAAAAGCCCCAAACATCTCAAAAGTCCAAGTATAGGCGTGATTATGAGCACAAAATGCAGCAAGCATATATAAGATACATGTGCTTTACGTAGAATCAGTTGCCATCAGTTTGTAATACTAAAAGACTACACAACAGTTCCCAACACGACTGTCTGTGGTCATGCTACTGTTTCTCAATCAGATCTACACAGATAACAGAAGCAGGAACCAGAGTAAATTTGTTCTCACCTGAAGCTCCTATTGGTTTTAGGTAAACCAATGTAGCTATAACCATACCAGTAGTGTCCGTCCCCTCCCCATTTGGCAGTTAAACACAATTTCGTTTCTATATCAACTTGAGAGATTCGACGTACCTGTTAAATGCAATGAAATATTATGTTATGTAATAACCCGCTAAACAGGACAGCTTTGATGTAAATCAAATTTGTGAAAACATTTCAAAATTGCGAGATCTGGTGTCTGCATAAAACTGGCAACAGATTAACATGAGATAAAGATTTATCGCCCTCTAATCTATAGTCTTCTCCCATCGAGAAGAGGCTCTTATCATAGCCAGTTGTTTGGGAAAGCCATTTTACTAGATTATTTCTTGGTTGATTCATAAACATGACTAAGGCTACCTTTACGAGTCGTCTAAATAATTATATAattatataattcttctttcgtcgcaaaaaaaaaaaaagagtcgtCTAAATAATTTAGGAAACAGGAAGTTAACTAGATATAGACAAGGACTCAGCTTTTTAAAAAATAGGAGTTCCTCAATCTACCAAACTAGGTAAGTACTAATATGGCTTCCTAATGCTGCAGATTATTCTCAACTGCAAAATGTGTTCCATATGGTGGAGAACAGTCCAGACCATTTTCAACTTATAAGGATAGCTAACACATAGAAATAGCGTGACTCAAACACATATCTCAAAGATCCAGGCAACATGGACCTCTGAAGGTAATGTCTAATTTTTCGAAAAGGAGTAAGAAGATATTAGGTGCGGTGGGCAAGTTCAGCAGCAAAATGTAGAACTAACCAGGTTGTCTCAAAATCTCCTTCCTTTGGTGCTTTTTCATCAGTAATTGGAACACGTTCGTAGTCAACTAGGTACCCTTGATGTTGCAACTCCTCATAGACCTACAGAGGAATCATTTTTTTCCTGAATAGGACTACATATGATAAAAGAATGATACCATAATAAATATGCCATTACCTCAAGTGGAGTCTTAACTGTATCATACACAACTGATTCCCACTGATCCACCATCTGACCACTTGGCAGCTCATCAGTGACTAGTATCTTATTCCCATACCTGCCATCAAATATTCCAGTACAATATACCTCTTAATAGTAATAAGGGAATTAAATACTTTGCATTGTAAGTTCACAATTAATGTACCTTGAAGCTTCCTGAAGAATATCTTCCTTAAGGCGAAACTCCATTTGTTCCACTCTCTCCCGGTTAATTCCCTATATTGGCAGAGATTCAGCATCACTAGTAGTTAagaaaaaaattaaagaaaatgagCAGTGAACTGTGATAACTCCATGTATCCTACATTGCAATTTTTGTTTGTCCCATGTTTCACTTTCCTAGGCTGAAAAACATACCTAGAATAGTCAATATGTTTTTAAGTTCAGACTTAATAACAAGAACATGGCAATTTGCAAAATAAATGAATTTATCTGAATACACACATACCATAGATATAAGTTAAGCATTTGACAAAGCATCAGTTATAAGA
The genomic region above belongs to Miscanthus floridulus cultivar M001 unplaced genomic scaffold, ASM1932011v1 fs_23_1_2, whole genome shotgun sequence and contains:
- the LOC136530954 gene encoding uncharacterized protein; the encoded protein is VIYINGRPFVLRDVERPFSNLEYTGINRERVEQMEFRLKEDILQEASRYGNKILVTDELPSGQMVDQWESVVYDTVKTPLEVYEELQHQGYLVDYERVPITDEKAPKEGDFETTWAVFRQKAKPKRAIATYRNTFFAADEMKREASLSFFVEYLERYYFLICFAVYVHSFFAFGLLQKVGTLIRFEQCTGFWKMNVRKSGSILCSKGTPETLH